CGCCAAAGTCGCTTGCTACCAGACAGCGAGTTTTTCCTGGTTGTACGCAAAATGCTCAAACGGGGCTGGTCTCCCCAACAAATCGCGTCCAGACTGAAACATCAATGGCCGGACAGCCCCGAGTTTCATGTGAGTCACGAAAGTATCTACCTTGCCATCTACGCGCATCCCCGCGGCGAACTCAAGCGGCAACTGATCAGCTACTTGCGCCAAGGTCACGGCAAGCGTCGCCGCCGCACAGTCAACGCAGAACGGCGTGAGCGCTATCCCTCTGAACTGAGCATCCATTTGCGACCTCCAGAGGTTGAGGATCGCCTGATTCCGGGGCACTGGGAAAGCGATCTGATCATGGGAGCCGGCAACCGCTCGGCCGTAGCAACGATGGTTGAGCGTACCAGCCGCTTTGTTGTTTTGGCCAAGCTGGACGCCCCAACGGCTGAATGTGCATCACAGGCGATAACGCGCGAAATGAATCGACTCGCACCTTCACTGCTCAAAACCATGACGCACGACCAGGGCAGTGAGATGGCACGTTATCAGGACATTACCGCCCAGACGGGCATGAAGATCTATTTTGCCGATCCACACAGCCCATGGCAGCGCGGTAGCAACGAAAACACCAACGGCCTGCTACGCCAGTACCTGCCAAAAGGAACAGACTTGTCCACGGTCAGTCAGGAGCGCCTTGATGAGATTGCCAACTTGCTGAATACTCGACCACGCCAGACGTTAGGCTGGAAATTTCCGGTTGAAGTGCTTGTTGAGTACCTTCAGCTGTCGGCGAGCAATAATCTTGAATCCATTAACTGAGTGTTGCACTTGGATCCTGAGACCGCCCCCGCATCGGACATATACACACCGAACACATGGCGGGAGGCGACTGGCATCGTGAGATGTTTGTGCAGTCGTCGAGCTTTGTAGCGAGCGCCACCTCCGCGACTATAGTTGTCAAAATTGGTTTAGCCGGATTAGGCGCGCTCTTAATGATAACGGGGGTCGGGCCAGTAGTCTTGGTCGGGGTCGGAATCGCCATTGCTGGCTCTGCCGCCGCCGCAGCAGCAATAACGATGGATAGTTATACCAAGAGTAATGCCAGGAGTTGGTATGATGAAATAATGGAGATATTGCGGTGAGTTTATCATCTAAGATTGGATTTATAGCATTTTTAGTCTTGTTATTTTCGGTATTTCTGTTTGTTATATTCGGCCAGATTACCGTACGCCGACTACGCAAAAATCCGGAAGTCAAAGACTCATTGGGCATGGAGTTGGCCAGTGGATGGGATATTCTAAACGTGGCAGGAGCCTTAT
This sequence is a window from Halopseudomonas salegens. Protein-coding genes within it:
- a CDS encoding IS30 family transposase, giving the protein MKTYTHLTTDERVALMLMRNKGLSLRSISLHLGRNASSPSRELKRNSTGKHYDVIHACALARERRSIPRRQSRLLPDSEFFLVVRKMLKRGWSPQQIASRLKHQWPDSPEFHVSHESIYLAIYAHPRGELKRQLISYLRQGHGKRRRRTVNAERRERYPSELSIHLRPPEVEDRLIPGHWESDLIMGAGNRSAVATMVERTSRFVVLAKLDAPTAECASQAITREMNRLAPSLLKTMTHDQGSEMARYQDITAQTGMKIYFADPHSPWQRGSNENTNGLLRQYLPKGTDLSTVSQERLDEIANLLNTRPRQTLGWKFPVEVLVEYLQLSASNNLESIN